The following proteins come from a genomic window of Denitromonas sp.:
- a CDS encoding NRDE family protein — protein sequence MCLIALAWHHHPDYPLVVVANRDEFFDRPAAPADWWPDTPALLAGRDLRGGGTWLGVGRDGRFAALTNYRDPARLRDDARSRGDLVVRCVTAAAPAMTLGEQILAERSAYNPFNLLICDGESLVAIESVTGRRQQLAPGIHTLSNQLLDTPWPKAVAARRGLGNALDGAPDIDRLIDILRSDRPAADADLPATGVPLAWERMLSSCFIRAPGYGTRCTTVVLRSASGQMQFVEARWQQDGQPDGRTDIRFAIA from the coding sequence ATGTGTCTGATCGCGCTGGCCTGGCACCACCACCCCGACTACCCGCTGGTGGTAGTGGCCAACCGCGACGAATTCTTCGACCGCCCCGCAGCGCCGGCCGACTGGTGGCCCGACACGCCTGCCTTGCTCGCCGGCCGCGATCTGCGTGGCGGCGGCACCTGGCTGGGCGTGGGCCGCGACGGCCGCTTTGCTGCGCTGACCAACTACCGCGATCCGGCCCGGCTCCGCGACGATGCCCGCAGCCGCGGCGACCTGGTGGTCCGCTGCGTCACCGCGGCCGCACCGGCGATGACGCTGGGCGAGCAGATCCTCGCCGAACGCAGCGCCTACAACCCCTTCAACCTGCTGATCTGCGACGGCGAGTCGCTGGTGGCGATCGAAAGCGTGACCGGGCGCCGCCAGCAGCTGGCGCCGGGCATCCACACCCTCTCCAATCAATTGCTCGACACCCCCTGGCCAAAGGCCGTCGCCGCCCGCCGGGGCCTCGGCAATGCGCTTGACGGCGCCCCCGACATCGACCGGCTGATCGATATCCTGCGCAGCGACCGCCCCGCCGCCGATGCCGATCTGCCGGCGACCGGCGTGCCGCTGGCCTGGGAACGCATGTTATCCAGCTGCTTCATTCGCGCACCCGGCTATGGCACGCGCTGTACGACCGTGGTGCTGCGCTCGGCCAGCGGGCAGATGCAGTTCGTCGAGGCGCGCTGGCAGCAGGACGGCCAGCCGGACGGCCGCACCGACATCCGCTTCGCCATCGCCTGA
- a CDS encoding DUF4936 family protein: MTDLYVYYRVVAARQGEARDAARHMLAAVERATGIAGRLQHRADDALTWMEIYPSIDDVAPFSAALDAALQAAGLRACIDGDRHTERFVPCV; this comes from the coding sequence ATGACCGACCTGTATGTGTACTATCGGGTCGTGGCAGCGCGGCAGGGCGAGGCCCGCGACGCCGCGCGGCACATGCTGGCGGCGGTCGAGCGCGCCACCGGCATCGCCGGCCGCTTGCAGCATCGCGCCGACGATGCGCTGACCTGGATGGAAATCTACCCGTCGATCGATGATGTCGCCCCGTTCAGCGCAGCGCTCGACGCCGCGCTGCAGGCCGCCGGCCTGCGCGCGTGCATCGACGGCGACCGCCACACCGAGCGCTTCGTGCCATGTGTCTGA
- a CDS encoding folate-binding protein, producing MDHWTSLLASTDLHLDGDIITSAKASADVVRARDGDIMVPLTHLGLIDAVGDDATVFLHNLFSNDVKKLGRDAAHWTSFNSPKGRMLASMLLWHGEAGYRLALSADLHPAMLKKLSMYVLRSKVKLSDGRSTRALIGLSSMMLSERLGAARLPVPAAPLRTSTRDGLAVIRLDTRRAIIDVPVERLAEVWGALAAIDVAPATTLAWQWLDVQAGIPMVTQQTQDDFVAQMLNYELIGGVNFQKGCYPGQEIVARTQYLGKLKKRMYRLTAPASATPAAGDELYAPAFENQSVGKLVTVVPSPNGGFEALAVLQMQAADAGEIHLRATDGPKLRVATLPYALEVAPREA from the coding sequence ATGGACCACTGGACCTCACTTCTCGCGAGCACCGATCTGCACCTCGACGGCGACATCATCACCAGCGCCAAGGCGTCGGCCGACGTCGTGCGCGCACGCGACGGCGACATCATGGTGCCACTGACCCACCTCGGCCTGATCGACGCGGTCGGCGACGACGCCACCGTGTTCCTGCACAACCTGTTCTCCAACGACGTCAAGAAGCTCGGTCGCGACGCCGCTCACTGGACCAGTTTCAACAGCCCCAAGGGACGCATGCTGGCGAGCATGCTGCTGTGGCACGGCGAGGCCGGCTACCGGCTGGCGCTGTCCGCCGACCTGCACCCGGCAATGCTGAAGAAGCTGTCGATGTACGTCCTGCGCAGCAAGGTCAAGCTCAGCGACGGCCGCAGCACCCGGGCGCTAATCGGCCTGAGCAGCATGATGCTGTCCGAGCGCCTTGGCGCCGCCCGGCTGCCGGTGCCCGCCGCCCCCCTGCGCACCAGCACCCGCGACGGGCTTGCGGTGATTCGCCTCGACACCCGCCGCGCGATCATCGACGTGCCGGTCGAGCGCCTCGCCGAGGTGTGGGGCGCGCTTGCCGCCATCGACGTCGCGCCGGCCACGACGCTGGCCTGGCAGTGGCTCGATGTGCAGGCCGGCATCCCGATGGTCACCCAGCAGACACAGGACGATTTTGTTGCCCAGATGCTCAATTACGAGCTCATCGGCGGCGTCAATTTCCAGAAGGGCTGCTATCCCGGCCAGGAGATCGTGGCCCGCACCCAGTACCTGGGCAAACTCAAGAAGCGCATGTATCGCCTGACGGCACCGGCCAGCGCCACCCCGGCCGCCGGCGACGAGCTCTACGCGCCGGCCTTTGAAAACCAGTCGGTGGGCAAGCTGGTCACCGTGGTGCCCTCGCCCAACGGCGGCTTCGAGGCCCTCGCGGTGCTGCAGATGCAGGCGGCCGACGCGGGCGAGATCCACCTGCGCGCCACCGACGGCCCGAAGCTGCGCGTCGCCACCTTGCCGTATGCGCTCGAGGTCGCGCCCCGCGAGGCATGA